From Acidobacteriota bacterium:
AGGCAAGGGCGTGTCGATCATGGAGGGCAAGGACGGCTGGCACGGCAAGGCACTGAAGCCGGCGGAAGCCGACGCCGCTGTCGCCGAACTCGAAGCCCAGTTGGCGCCGGAGTCCGGCGCCGATCCCGTCGTCATCCCGAAGCCGTCCGGCGTCATCACCAGGCCCGATCCGGCATCGTCAGGGCCGATCGCGCCACCGGCCTACGCCATGGGCGATCTGGTGGCGACGCGCGAGGCGTTCGGCACCGCGCTCGCGAAACTCGGCGCGGCCGATGCGCGCATCGTGGCGCTCGACGCAGACGTGAAGAACTCCACGTTCAGCGACCGCTTCGAGAAGGCGTTCCCCGAGCGCTTCTATCAGTCGTTCATCGCCGAGCAGGTGATGGTAGGCATGGCGATGGGTCTGGCGGCACGCGGGGCGATTCCGTTCGCCGCGACGTTCGCGGCGTTCCTCACGCGTGCCTCCGACTTCATCCGCATGGCCGGTGTGAGCCAGGTGCCGGCCAAGTTCGCCGGCAGCCACTGCGGCGTGTCGATCGGTGAGGACGGCCCGTCGCAGATGGCGCTCGAGGATCTCGCGATGTTCCGAGGCGTGCCCGGCTGCGCGGTGCTCTATCCGTGCGACGCGGTGAGCACCGAGCGTCTGATGGCGGCCGCCGCCGCGCATCCCGGCATGGCGTACCTGCGCACCAGCCGCCCGAAGACGCCGGTCATCTACGGCAACGACGACGTGTTCGCGGTGGGTGGATCGAAGGTGCTGCTGTCGTCGGCGTCCGACGTCATCACGATCGCCACCGCTGGCGTCACGGTGTTCGAGGCCCTGCGTGCCGCAGAGACGCTGGCCGGTGAGGGCATCGGCGTGCGCGTGATCGACCTGTACTCGGTCAAGCCCGTCGACGCCGAGACGGTGCTCGCCGCGGGACGCGAGACGGGCCTCATCCTCACCGTCGAGGATCACTACTCGGCAGGCGGCATCGGCGACGCGGTGTGCGAGGTGGTTGCGCCGCATGGCATCCGCGTGGATCGCGTGGCGGTACCCGGAGTGCCGCGCAGCGGGACGCCAGAGGAGCTCATGGACATCAACGGCCTGTCGGCGCGCGCGCTGACGGAAACCGTCCGCCGATTGGTCAGCGCGCGCTGACGCACGGGCGGCGGTCGATCGATGCACGCGGGTTCTCGCCTCGTTCGTCTCGTCGCGCTCGCCGTCGCCGGCGCGGGCGGGCTGCACCTTGTAGTGCTCGCGCAGGAGCAGGGCCACGTTGTCGCACGAGCTGAAGCCCGTGCGCTCCATCAGGAGGCGGCGCAGCCGCTGCGCGCGGTTCAGGATCCGGCGTGGGTGCCCGACGGTACCCGCATCACCGTCTCCGTACTCGATCAGATCTGGACGATGACGCCGGATGGCCGCGACCCTCGGCCGTTCGTGGCGTGGCCGCACGGCACGCCGCCGGCTGTCGAGCGCGATCCCGCGTGGGCACCCGACGGTCGACGGCTCGCGTTCGCGGCAGACATCGGCGGCGGCTTCGACCTCTACGTGGCCACCGAGGGTGGGGCGCCGCGCCGTCTCACGATCGCCCCCGGCGACGAACGCCAGCCGTCATGGACGCCCGACGGTCGCCTCGTGTTCGCGCAGCGCGCGCGCGACCAGTGGGGACTGATGGTGATCAACGTCGACGGCACGTCGCCGGACGTACCACCGCGCATCGAGGTGCTCGTCGACACGCAGGCCGACGAGCGTGATCCTGCCGTGTCGCCTGATGGACGTCGTCTGGCGTACGTGAGCAGCGACGCCGACG
This genomic window contains:
- a CDS encoding transketolase: MHNVATRLRIDSVRSTTKAGSGHPSTCCSAADIVAVLFCGEMRYDPADAARPDNDRFVLSKGHAAPVLYAAWAEVGIVPRASTLTLRELTSDLEGHPTPRLPWVDLATGSLGQGLAAGVGSALNARRIGSDYRTYVMLGDGEMAEGSVWEAAQSGQFHAVDSLCAIIDLNGLGQSRGTQFGHDAENVAARWRAFGWHAIIVDGHDIAAIQAAFAEARRTSGKPTVLVAVTLKGKGVSIMEGKDGWHGKALKPAEADAAVAELEAQLAPESGADPVVIPKPSGVITRPDPASSGPIAPPAYAMGDLVATREAFGTALAKLGAADARIVALDADVKNSTFSDRFEKAFPERFYQSFIAEQVMVGMAMGLAARGAIPFAATFAAFLTRASDFIRMAGVSQVPAKFAGSHCGVSIGEDGPSQMALEDLAMFRGVPGCAVLYPCDAVSTERLMAAAAAHPGMAYLRTSRPKTPVIYGNDDVFAVGGSKVLLSSASDVITIATAGVTVFEALRAAETLAGEGIGVRVIDLYSVKPVDAETVLAAGRETGLILTVEDHYSAGGIGDAVCEVVAPHGIRVDRVAVPGVPRSGTPEELMDINGLSARALTETVRRLVSAR